A window of Halovivax gelatinilyticus genomic DNA:
CGTTCGGCCCCCCATCTGGGCGCGGAGGATCGTGCGAGCCGGATCGCCGGGGGTGACGAACGTCAGCATGAACGTCACTATCGAGACGCCCACCAACACGATGAGACCCGTAAATACCCTCCTGACGGCGAATTTCCACATAGATAGGTGTAGTATGGATCAGTATTCGAGCGACGTCCACCGGGAGAACTGCGGGATCGGAGCCAGGTCGATTCCCTCTACGTCTGCGGCGTGGCCGGCGACGAACTCGTTGTAGTAGATCGGGATCGTCACGGCCTCCTCGTGCATGATCTGCTGTGCCTCGACGAACGCCGCCTCCTTCTCGTCCGGATCGATCGTCTGGAAGCCGGTCTCGATTAACGAGTCGACCTCGTCTCCGACGTTGTGGATGCCGGTTCCTTCGTCCTCGTAGAGGCGCTGGTTGACGTCACCTTCGGAGTGGAACCACTCGTAGATGATGTAATCGGCGTCTCCGCTGTTCGAACCGCCAGCGTCTAAGTTGAGGTGTGCCTCGCCGTCGCGCTCCATCTCCGAGAACTGCGCGCGTTCGACCTGGACGATCTCGGCGTCCACGCCGACTCCGTCGAAGGCGTCGAGCAGGACCTGCGCGATCTCGCGGCCGTCGACGAGGTCGTTCGGGAGCAATATGTCGAGCGTCTCGCCGTCGTAGGCGGACTCCTCGACCAGCTCCGCGGCGAGTTCCTCGTCGTGTTCGTAGGGGTCGATCTCGTCGTGAGCCGACCAGAAGATGATCGGCGAGATCGGACCGCGAGCCGGGTTGCCGACGCCTTCTAAGATCGTATCGACGAGCAACTCCTGATCGACGGCGTGATTGAGCGCGCGTCGCAGCGTCGCGTCGTCGGTCGGCGAGCGGTGGATGTTGAAACCGGCGAACCCGGCGTCCGCGGTCTCCTGGCGGGCGACGACGATCGAATCGTTGTCCTCGAGCGTGGCGACCTGACTTCGCGGGGGCGACATTCCAACGTCGATCTCGTCGTTAGTCAGCGCGATGGCGCGCGTGTTCGGATCTTCGATGACCTCGAACGTGAGCTCCTCGAGTTGCGCACCGTCGTTCCAGTAGTCTTCGAACGCCGTCGTCCTGACTTCCTGCTGTGGGACGATTTCGTCGACCTGGAACGGACCCGTACCGATTACGAGATCGTCGGAGTGGTCGCGATCCGGGTGCTGGATGCAGGCCATGTTGTGCGCGATCGTCCCCGGGAACACGGGGAACGGTGCCGTGTTGGTGAACTCGACGGTGTGGTCGTCGAGCGCTTCGATACTCCCGGACTCGATCTGCAACCAGCCGGCCGCCCACACGTGTTCTTCGAGGAGCGCCTCGAACGAGAAGACGACGTCGTCGGCCGTCATCTCCTCGTCGTTGTGAAACTGTACGTCCTCTCTGAGTTCGAACTCCCAGGTCGTCTCGCTCGTCTGTTCCCAGTCGGTCGCGAGCCACGGGGTGAGTTCCATCTCCTCGTTGACCCAGACGAGCGGTTCTAGAATGTTCGTCCAGTACGGCGTCACCCCGCCGTAGAGGTTCCAATCCTCTCGCGTTGGATCGTCGTCGATAGCAATGCGTGCGGATCCGTCCGCCGAATCGGAATCATCTGCGCATCCGGCGATCGACATGACGCCGATCGCGGCCGCAGACCCGAGCACCTCTCTTCTTTTGAATTTGTTGCGTGTCATCAGGTTACACTTCAGGTATGAAGGGGCTTTGCTTCTTTGACCTAATAAACATTACCCCATTTATATACTCTGCCTAATTATATTATTCAGATTGTCGAGACGCGTCGAGAGCGCCCCAGGCGCCATTTTACGCGTGTGCGGACCTAGCACAAATGAGAACCACCCGCACAGGAATTTATATTCTAAAATAAATCGGGGGAACTATCCGGGGAAGCCCGTGGGAGGGCGCCTCGATTTTCAAATCGACATCGATGAGCTCGGCGCATTCGTCTCTGAGTGCGCTCTCGACCCACTCAACCGTGCCGGCGGCAAGCCGAGCAGCCCGGCGTCGCGAACCGCCGTCGAAAAGCGGAAACACGTTTAATCCAGCGGTGACTCTGTGGCGGTATGTTCGAAAAATCCTCGTGGATTCGCCTGCCGCGCAACGTCGTCGTCGGCCACGGCGTCATCGACGAGGTCGTCCCGGTCACCGACGAACTCTCGCTTTCGGGACGACCGCTGCTGGTAACGAGCCCGACGCCGCGCGAAGTGGCCGGTGAGACGATCGTCGCCGACTTCGAGGCCAGCGGCGTCGACCCCGCCGTGGTGACCGTCGAGACCGCCTCGTTCGAGTCGGTCGAGACGGTGATCGAGGCGGTCGAGGCGGAGGAGGCGGACTACCTGGTCGGCGTCGGGGGCGGCAAAGCGATCGACATCGCGAAGATGGCCAGCGACCACTGCTCGATGGGCTTTCTCTCGGTGCCGACCGCCGCCAGTCACGACGGCATCGTCTCGAATCGCGGTTCGGTTCCCGAGGGAGACACCCGTCACAGCGTCGCCGCGGAGCCGCCGCTCGCCGTCGTCGCCGACACCGGAATCTTGGCCGACGCGCCGTGGCGGCTCACGACCGCCGGCTGTGCCGACATCATCTCGAACTACACCGCCGTGATGGACTGGCGACTCGCCCACCGGCTGAAGAACGTCGAGTACTCCGGGTTCGCCGGCGCGCTCTCGGAGATGACCGCCGAGATCTTAGTCGACAACGCCGATTCGGTCAGACCGGGCTTAGAAGAAGCCGCCTGGATTGTCACGAAAGCACTCGTCTCCTCCGGCGTCGCGATGTCGATCGCCGACTCCTCGCGACCCGCCAGCGGCGCCGAACACCTCTTTTCCCACCAGCTCGACCGGCTCGTCCCCGGCGCGGCGTTACACGGCCACCAGGTCGGCGTCGGCTCGATCATGACCGCCTACCTCCACGGCGGCGAGCGCGGCTTCTGGCTCGATATCCGCGACGCCCTGGATAGCATCGACGCGCCGACGACCGCCGCCGAACTCGACATCGACGACGAGATCGTCGTCGAGGCGTTGACGACCTGCCACGAGATCAGAGACCGCTACACCATCCTCGGCGACGGGATGGACGAAGGCGCCGCCCGAGAAGTCGCCCACAAGACCGGCGTGATCGGCTGAGGACGTCGATCGAACGGAATTCTTCGTCGCCCGTGGCGTCGTACAGCCTGGCGAGGCGTCGGTCGCCGCAACGACGTTCCACAGACCGTGTTTGTAATTGGCTCGTGAAACGGAGTATTTGGGGGCGCGAGTTGACATATCGCCATGGAGGTAGCGGTGGCGACCGCCGCCCCACCGGTGACAGCCGAGGTTCTCGTCGCCTACGCCGTCGTCTGTCTCGCCCTCGTCCTCTTCGTGTTCGAGCCGATTCCGGTCGACATCGGAGCGATCGTCGTACTCGTCGTGCTCGTGGTGCTCGAACCGTGGACGACGATCAGCCCGGAACAAGCCGTTTCGGGGTTCTCGAATCCGGCGACACTCACCGTACTGGCGATGTTCGTGCTGAGCGAGGGCATCAATCGAACGGGGACGATCCGGTTGCTCGCGGATCAGATCGTCGGACTGACTGGCGACGACGAGCGAAAGCAACTGGCGGCGGTAATCGGCTTGAGCGGCGGCTTTGCGGGCGTCGTCAACAACACGCCGGTCGTCGCCGTCCTCATTCCGTTCGTCACCGACCTCGCCGAGCGGACCAACACCTCTCCGTCGAAGTTGTTCATTCCGCTCTCCTACGCCGCGATGCTCGGTGGGATGCTCACGCTCATCGGGACCGCGCCTAGCATCCTCGCGAGCGACATCTCCGATCGCCTCATCGATCGACCGTACTCGATGTTCACGTTCACGCACCTGGGGGCGCTCGTCTTGCTCACCGGCGCGATCTATTTGCTCACGATCGGTCACCGGCTCATTCCGGAGCGCATCGACCCGGACGAAGACGCGTCGGATCTGTTCGAAACGCGCGAATACGTCTCCGAGGTGATCGTCCCGCCGAATTCGACCTTCGTCGGGAAGACGGTGCGGGAGGTAACCGACCAGATCGGGCGGAATACGGACGTGCTCCGAATTCTTCGACGCGGAAAGGTAATCCACAGAGATCTAGACGAGCGGGCCATCCGAGCTGGCGATCACGTTCTGTTTCGCGGGCGGCGGTCGACGCTCCTCGAACTGACCGACTTTCGAGGACTCCAGGTCGCACCCGGACCGGCAACCGGCGGCCGAGCGGACGACGGCGACAGTTCTCCGATCGTCGAAGTGATCGTGGTCCCCGAAGTGGCCATCGCCGGCGAGTCGATCACGGTCGCGGATTTCAGGCGTCGCTTCGACGTTGCCGTACTCGGGATCCGCCGACAGGGCGAGATCGTGACCGGCCAGCTCTCGAAAACCCGCCTGCGGAACGGTGATACGCTGCTCGTGCAGGCGAGTGAACCGGCGATCGAACGACTGATGGCGAACTCGAACTACGTCGTGACCGAGGAGGTCACGCGGCCCGCGTATCGAACGGACCGCATTCCGGTCGCGATCGCTATCGTCGTCGGCGTCGTGGCGATCGCGGCGGTCGGCTGGCTCCCCGTCGCGATCGCGGCCCTCGCGGGAATGGCGGCGATGGTGGTGACCGGCTGCGTCAAACCGCCGGAGGTGTACGACGCGGTCGACTGGAACGTCATCTTCCTGCTCGCCGGGGTGATTCCCCTCGGCATCGCACTAGAACAAACCGGCGGTGCAGAAGTCCTCGCTCACCAGATTACCACCATCGCCGACTACGTTCCACTCGTCGTGTTTCTCGTCATATTTTACATGTTGACGGCACTCATTACGGAAATTATCACGAATCTTGCGAGCGTCGCGCTCATGACACCGATCGGAATCGACGTCGCCCTGGAACTCGGCGCGGAGCCCTTTTCGTTCGTCCTCCTGGTGACGTTCGCGGCCAGTGACTCGCTGATGACGCCGGTCGGATACCAGACGAATCTCATGGTGTACAGTCGTGGGGGCTACCGATTCACGGACTTCATGCGCGTCGGTATCCCCCTCCAGCTGTTACTGGCCGTCGTCACGTCCGCCGGAATCGTCGTCTTCTGGGGCGTCTGAATCGATGCGAACCTGTGACGATCGACCCGACTGGTCGTTGATGACGAACTCGTACCACTGGTGGTCGATATCTTCCGGCGGGTGGTCGAACACCGTAATCTCGATCTCGGTCGCCTCCGCGTAGAACGACCGTTCGTTCGTTAGATCGATGTCCTCTAGCCGTCGAAGGACGCCGGTGAGGACCACGCTCTTCCACGCCGAGGGCGAGTCCCACTCGTAGGTAGTGAAACAGGCCAGTTCGGTCGATTCGATGAAGGCGTGCTTGCGGCTCTCGGGGACGAAGCCGAGGTCGAAGAGACACCGGTGGTAGGCGTCGTCGTAGGCGAACGAGATCGGTATCGCGTACGCCATACCGTCTCGCGTGAGTGAAAGTACGCCGGTCCCCCGTTCGTGGAGGAACGACTCGATTTGGGGTCGAGTCATTCCCGTCCCGTACGCGTACGCTGGCACGATACTGACACGGTCGTCGGCCAGCCTCTTGCCGTTACGCCACTTCTTCACCTGCTGTGAAAGCCGAACCCGCCGTTCGGGTCCAGGGCGTCGGTCGTAGCCGGGTCGGGGCCAAGATACCCGCACGGGGCCGGTAGCCCCGCCAGGGTCCGTAGTCGCCCTGTCGAGAGTTGGAAACCGCGTCAAGGGTCCAGTTACAGCGTCGAGTCTGACGCGAGCAACGAGCGCGCGACAGACTGAGCGGTACCAGTCCGCAGCGAGGCCTCAGACGTGCTCGTCCAGAAAGTCCGCGATTTCCGAGTAGGCCTCGATGCGGTTTTCCAGCTTCGAAAAGCCGTGGCCCTCGTCGTCGAAGATCAGCTTTCGGACGGGTAGACCCCGTTCGCGCGCCTCCTCGACGATCTGTTCGGCCTCGCCCACGGGCACGCGCGGGTCGTTCTCCCCGTGGAGGACGAACAGCGGCGCCTCGATCTCCTCGACGCGGTGAATCGGCGAGATCGACTCGAGGAACTCTCGGTCCTCGGCGAGGCTCCCGTACTCGGCTTCGCGAAGCGATCGACGCCAGTCACCCGTGTTCTCTAAGAAGGTGACGAAGTTTGCGATGCCGACGATGTCGATCCCAGCCGCCCACAGATCGGGGTACTCCGTCAACGATGCGAGTACCATGAACCCACCGTAGGAGCCGCCCATACAGGCGATTCGGTCGGGATCGATCGCCGGGTGATCGGCGAGCCAGTCGACGCACTCGGCGATGTCGCGAACCGAGTCCATCCGCTTTTCGACGTCGTCCAGGCTCGCGTACTCGGTGCCGTAGCCGGACGACCCGCGGACGTTCGGTTCGAAGTACGCGTAGCCGCGGTCGAGGAAGTACTGCTTGACCCCCGAGAACGAGGGCCGACGCTGGCTCTCGGGTCCGCCGTGGATGTCGACGATGACCGGCAAATCCTCGCCGGCGTCGGCCGGCAGCGTGAGAAAGCCCGGAACCGAGAGGCCGTCGAAGCTTTCGACGCGGACCAGTTCGGACGCGTCGAACGTCTCGCGGGGGATGCCCGCCGTCGGGGCGTCCGTCCAGCGCTCGGCCGCGCCGGTCTCGACGTCGACGACGAAGACGTTGGCGTTGACGGTGTCGCCGGTCGTCGTGCAAGCGAATCGCTCGGCGTCGGGATCGAACGAGACGGCACCGGCGACGCCGCCGGGAAGGTCCGGTTCCGGGAACGTCTCGAACGCGGTCGGATCCGAGTCGTCGAACTCGCCGACGGTGAACTCGGTGTAGCCGTCGACGTTTCGCGAGAAGACGAACCGGCCCGACTCGTCGTCGAGCGCGATGCCGTCGACGTTCCACCCGTCGCCGTCGGCGACGATCTGTAGGGTCTCGGGGCCGAACTCGTCGGCGTCGAGATCGACGTAGGCCAGATAGAGCGTGTCGCTGTCCTGGTCGGTGACGGTGTAGATTCCGCGGCCGTCCGGGGCCCAGCTCGCGCTCGTGTACCTGACCTCCCCCTCGTGCGGTGTGAGGTGGGTCAGCTCACCCGATTCGAGGTCGAGCGTGTACAGATCCTGATCGAAACTCGCGTGGGCCTCCGAGACGAGAAGGTGCGAGTCGTCGGGACTAAAGCCGGCGAGAGAAAGCCAGCCGTCGCCCTCGTAGACCATCGTGGCGTCGTCACCCGTCGCATCACGATCCTGGACGTAGAGGTCGAAGACCGCCTCGTCGCGGCGGTTCGACGCGAACGCAACGCGCCCGCCGTCGTGGCTCCACCCGCCCCAGCGGTGCTTGGCGTCGGGGTGTGCGGTCAGATTCTCGATTCGGCCGTCGGTCGCGTCGAGTCGGTAAAGCTGTGCGCGCTCGTTTCCGCCCTCGTCCATCCCGAAGACCAGCTCCGGTCGCTCGGGCGACCAGCTGGCGAACGTCACTCGCTC
This region includes:
- a CDS encoding pyridoxamine 5'-phosphate oxidase family protein; its protein translation is MTRPQIESFLHERGTGVLSLTRDGMAYAIPISFAYDDAYHRCLFDLGFVPESRKHAFIESTELACFTTYEWDSPSAWKSVVLTGVLRRLEDIDLTNERSFYAEATEIEITVFDHPPEDIDHQWYEFVINDQSGRSSQVRIDSDAPEDDDSGGRDDGQ
- a CDS encoding SLC13 family permease yields the protein MEVAVATAAPPVTAEVLVAYAVVCLALVLFVFEPIPVDIGAIVVLVVLVVLEPWTTISPEQAVSGFSNPATLTVLAMFVLSEGINRTGTIRLLADQIVGLTGDDERKQLAAVIGLSGGFAGVVNNTPVVAVLIPFVTDLAERTNTSPSKLFIPLSYAAMLGGMLTLIGTAPSILASDISDRLIDRPYSMFTFTHLGALVLLTGAIYLLTIGHRLIPERIDPDEDASDLFETREYVSEVIVPPNSTFVGKTVREVTDQIGRNTDVLRILRRGKVIHRDLDERAIRAGDHVLFRGRRSTLLELTDFRGLQVAPGPATGGRADDGDSSPIVEVIVVPEVAIAGESITVADFRRRFDVAVLGIRRQGEIVTGQLSKTRLRNGDTLLVQASEPAIERLMANSNYVVTEEVTRPAYRTDRIPVAIAIVVGVVAIAAVGWLPVAIAALAGMAAMVVTGCVKPPEVYDAVDWNVIFLLAGVIPLGIALEQTGGAEVLAHQITTIADYVPLVVFLVIFYMLTALITEIITNLASVALMTPIGIDVALELGAEPFSFVLLVTFAASDSLMTPVGYQTNLMVYSRGGYRFTDFMRVGIPLQLLLAVVTSAGIVVFWGV
- a CDS encoding NAD(P)-dependent glycerol-1-phosphate dehydrogenase; this translates as MFEKSSWIRLPRNVVVGHGVIDEVVPVTDELSLSGRPLLVTSPTPREVAGETIVADFEASGVDPAVVTVETASFESVETVIEAVEAEEADYLVGVGGGKAIDIAKMASDHCSMGFLSVPTAASHDGIVSNRGSVPEGDTRHSVAAEPPLAVVADTGILADAPWRLTTAGCADIISNYTAVMDWRLAHRLKNVEYSGFAGALSEMTAEILVDNADSVRPGLEEAAWIVTKALVSSGVAMSIADSSRPASGAEHLFSHQLDRLVPGAALHGHQVGVGSIMTAYLHGGERGFWLDIRDALDSIDAPTTAAELDIDDEIVVEALTTCHEIRDRYTILGDGMDEGAAREVAHKTGVIG
- a CDS encoding ABC transporter substrate-binding protein: MTRNKFKRREVLGSAAAIGVMSIAGCADDSDSADGSARIAIDDDPTREDWNLYGGVTPYWTNILEPLVWVNEEMELTPWLATDWEQTSETTWEFELREDVQFHNDEEMTADDVVFSFEALLEEHVWAAGWLQIESGSIEALDDHTVEFTNTAPFPVFPGTIAHNMACIQHPDRDHSDDLVIGTGPFQVDEIVPQQEVRTTAFEDYWNDGAQLEELTFEVIEDPNTRAIALTNDEIDVGMSPPRSQVATLEDNDSIVVARQETADAGFAGFNIHRSPTDDATLRRALNHAVDQELLVDTILEGVGNPARGPISPIIFWSAHDEIDPYEHDEELAAELVEESAYDGETLDILLPNDLVDGREIAQVLLDAFDGVGVDAEIVQVERAQFSEMERDGEAHLNLDAGGSNSGDADYIIYEWFHSEGDVNQRLYEDEGTGIHNVGDEVDSLIETGFQTIDPDEKEAAFVEAQQIMHEEAVTIPIYYNEFVAGHAADVEGIDLAPIPQFSRWTSLEY
- a CDS encoding S9 family peptidase, whose product is MSAYDIDRYLNIRSASSASFGPDGERLSFLMNTTGVSQVWTLDGPGRWPTQRTFFDERVTFASWSPERPELVFGMDEGGNERAQLYRLDATDGRIENLTAHPDAKHRWGGWSHDGGRVAFASNRRDEAVFDLYVQDRDATGDDATMVYEGDGWLSLAGFSPDDSHLLVSEAHASFDQDLYTLDLESGELTHLTPHEGEVRYTSASWAPDGRGIYTVTDQDSDTLYLAYVDLDADEFGPETLQIVADGDGWNVDGIALDDESGRFVFSRNVDGYTEFTVGEFDDSDPTAFETFPEPDLPGGVAGAVSFDPDAERFACTTTGDTVNANVFVVDVETGAAERWTDAPTAGIPRETFDASELVRVESFDGLSVPGFLTLPADAGEDLPVIVDIHGGPESQRRPSFSGVKQYFLDRGYAYFEPNVRGSSGYGTEYASLDDVEKRMDSVRDIAECVDWLADHPAIDPDRIACMGGSYGGFMVLASLTEYPDLWAAGIDIVGIANFVTFLENTGDWRRSLREAEYGSLAEDREFLESISPIHRVEEIEAPLFVLHGENDPRVPVGEAEQIVEEARERGLPVRKLIFDDEGHGFSKLENRIEAYSEIADFLDEHV